One window of Quercus robur chromosome 5, dhQueRobu3.1, whole genome shotgun sequence genomic DNA carries:
- the LOC126728632 gene encoding alcohol dehydrogenase 1-like, whose translation MERHKDFDEGQKPLFPRIFGHEAGGIVESVGEGVTELKPGDHVLPIFTGECKECRHCKSAESNLCETLRFDNDRGHMLADGKTRFSKNGQPIYHFLGTSTFSEYTVSHAGCVAKINPEAPLDKVCVLSCGVSTGLEEFLI comes from the exons ATGGAGAGGCACAAAGATTTTGACGAg GGGCAGAAGCCGCTGTTTCCTCGCATATTTGGTCATGAAGCTGGAGG AATTGTGGAGAGTGTAGGTGAGGGTGTGACTGAGCTCAAACCAGGAGACCATGTTCTCCCTATCTTCACAGGAGAATGTAAGGAATGCCGCCACTGTAAGTCAGCGGAGAGCAACTTGTGTGAAACTCTTCGGTTCGATAATGACAGAGGTCATATGCTCGCTGATGGCAAGACAAGATTCTCCAAAAATGGACAGCCCATTTACCACTTTCTTGGCACCTCCACATTTAGCGAATACACTGTTTCTCATGCTGGCTGCGTTGCCAAGATCAACCCTGAAGCCCCACTTGACAAAGTTTGTGTGCTTAGTTGTGGAGTATCCACAGGTCTGGAGGAGTTCTTGATTTGA
- the LOC126728633 gene encoding alcohol dehydrogenase class-P-like produces the protein MVYINISKNFGVTEFVNPKDHDKPVQQVIAEMTDGGVDRAVECTGSYQAMISAFECVHDGWGLAVLVGVPSKDDAFKTHPMNFLNERTVKGTIFGNYRPRTDIPARVEKYMNKELELDKFITHSVPFSEINKAFDYMLKGESLRCVIRMGA, from the exons ATGgtatacataaatatat CCAAAAATTTTGGTGTTACTGAGTTTGTGAATCCAAAAGATCATGACAAGCCAGTTCAACAG GTGATTGCTGAGATGACTGATGGAGGAGTAGATCGGGCTGTTGAATGTACTGGAAGCTACCAGGCCATGATCTCAGCATTTGAATGTGTTCATGAT GGTTGGGGTCTTGCAGTACTTGTTGGAGTGCCAAGTAAAGATGACGCATTCAAGACTCATCCTATGAATTTTTTGAATGAGAGGACAGTTAAGGGTACCATTTTTGGCAATTACAGGCCTCGCACTGATATTCCTGCTCGGGTGGAAAAGTACATGAACAAG GAATTGGAACTGGATAAATTTATCACTCACTCAGTCCCTTTCTCGGAGATCAACAAAGCGTTTGATTACATGTTAAAAGGGGAGTCTCTCCGATGTGTTATCCGCATGGGAGCTTAA